aattcgaagtactaaagcatccggtactttggatggggttcgttaagcccaatagatctatatttaggattcgcatcaattagtagatcggtttactaattcttaggctaccaagcaaaaggggcatattcggcttcgatcattcacccatataatgtagtttcaattacttgtgtatatttcgtaaaacatttataaaactgcatgtattctcatctcaaaaatattagattttaaaagtgggactataactcactttcacagatttttacttcgtcgagaagtaagacttggccactggtcgattcatgaacctataacaaatatgtacatatatatcaaagtatgttcaaaatatatttacaatatttttattacgttttaatgatttgagtttattaagtcaactgtcctcgttagtaacctacaactagttgtccacagttagatgtacataaataaatcgatatatattatcttgaatcaatccacgacccagtgtatacacgtctcaggccagatcacaactcaaagtatatatttttttggaatcaacctcaaccctgtatagctaactcaaacattactgcatatagagtgtctatggttgttccaaataatatatatacatgggtcgatatgatatgtcaaaacatttgtatacgtgtctatggtatcccaagattacataatatattagaatatatgtattatacaatataatttagctaggatatgattaatatagatttgttaccaattttcacgaagctataacaagcaaaattatccaatcttgttttacccataacttcttcgttttaaatccgttttgagtgattcaagttgctatgatttcataatgaacttaagtttatgaatctaaatagaaaaagtataagtttatatttaGAAATACAGGTaacaattcaatattataagaggtagtcatttctgtcgaaagaacgacttcttgatgaccactttgaaaaacatacttcgactttgagtttaaccatgatttttggatatagtttcatgttcataagaagaatcattttcccagaagaacaacttttaaatcaaagtttatcatagtttttaattaactaacccaaaacagcccgcggtgttactacgacggcgtatatccggttttacggtgtttttcgtgttttcagggtttaaatcattaagttagcatatcatatagatatataaaatgtgtctagttgattttaaaattcaatttagaaggattaacttttgtttgcaaacaagtttagaattaactaaactatgttctagtgattacaagtttaaaccttcgaataagatatttttatatatatgattcgaatgatgttatgaacatcattactacctcaagttttgtggataaacctactggaaatgagaaaaatagatctagcttcaaaggatccttggatggcttgaaagttcttgaagcaaaatcatgacacgaaaacaagttcaagtaagatttccactcgaaataagattgttatagttatagaaattgaatcaaagtttgagtatgagtattactttgaattagaaagatatcttactttaaataagaaaaatttctttagattggatgatcacttgaaatggatttgcaagattgaaagtaagctagcaaacttggaagtgttgttggtgtgttcttgagtagttgttttgtaacttggtttatgtatggatttatgaactagattgagctatattttgatgaagatgatgaagaacacttagaacaatggaagaacatttgagagagtttagtttgatgcataaaattggaaaaatgaaagtgtttatgatgatgattgaaaaagtgatgtaggtactccatataaggtcacattagtttgtaattttgtgtaatcattcatgctagttgccaaattatggttcccacatggttaggtgactcacataggctactaagagctaataatcggagtgtatataccaatagtacatacatttagaagctgggtattgtacgagtatgaatacgggtgcatacgagtagaattgttgatgaaaatgaacgaggatgtaattgtaagcatttttttaagtagaagtattttgatagtgtcttgaagtctttgaaaagtgtatgaatacatattaaaacactacatgtatatacattttaactgagtcattaagtcatcgttagtcgttatatgtaagtgttgtgttgaaacctttaagttaacgatcttgttaaatgttgttaacccattgtttattatatctaatgagatgttaaattattacattatcacaatattatgatgtattaatatatcttaatatgatatatatgcatttaaatgtcgttacaaagataatcgttacatatatgtctcgtttcgaaatccttaagttagtagtcttgtttttacatatgtagttcattattaatacacttaatgatatgtttacttatcatttatcatgtttaaatatagtgtctcaatatcttaatatgattcatatgtatttaataagacgttgttataacgataatcgttatatatatcgttttctagtttcttaattcaatagtctcatttttatgtatataactcactgttaaaatacctaatgagatacttacttatcataatatcatgttaactatatatatatatatatatatatatatatatatatatatatatatatatatatatatatatccatatatatgttatcatatagtttttacaagttttaacgttcgtgaatcgctggtcaacttgggtggtcaattgtctatatgaaacctatttcaattaataaagtcttaactagtttgattgcttaacatgttggaaacacttaatcatgtaaatatcaatttcatttaatatatataaacatggaaaagttcgggtcactacagtacctacccgttaaataaatttcgtcccgaaattttaagcagttggaggtgttgacgtatcttctggaaataagtgcgggtatttcttcttcatctaatcttctcattcccaggtgaactcgggtcctctacgagcatttcatcgaaccttaacaattggtatcttattttgcttaagtcttttaacctcacgatccattattttgacgggttcttcgatgaattgaagtttttcgttgatttggatttcgtctaacggaatagtgagatcttctttagcaaaacatttattcaaattcgagacgtggaaagtgttatgtacagtctcgagttgttgaggtaactcaagtcggtaagctactggtccgacacgatcaataatcttgaatggtccaatataccttggatttaatttcccacgtttaccaaatcgaacaacgcctttccatggtgcaactttaagcatgaccatctctccaatttcaaattcaatatcttttattttaatgtcagcgtagctcttttgttgactttgggcggttttcaaccgttgttgaatttggatgatcttctcggtagtttcttgtattatctcctgacccgtaatctgtctatcccccacttcactccaacaaatcggagacctgcactttctaccataaagtgcttcaaatagcGCTAATGGTGTATcgtaggagatacacgcataaaaacatcatttttatacagaaaactcgatcaaagagcacaagagaTAGCTAAAATTGTTGATCTTCAGAATTTACCGCCTAGCGTCCAGCAGGCCGCCCagtgtcaagcgtaagccctgcagtcagcttctatgcataagcccttttaactcagcgcgtgaatggcacgcagccacgtcagcccaCGCTATCGACATtctggatacttcacgtaacagaaccattcagtgattgacacgtgtatcccttgaatttcggacattctacgcctataaatagaccccctgggtcaccacatttgacaTCATTCTGATctaaacttcagtcagagagaagtacactttctctctcacacagttctttctcactctaaaacaacattagccacttagcagcagtgcgctagacggatcatttcagattgatccacagattgattgaggccaccccacagatcttacatcgGTGTTcagggtctgcagagattatttctcgagggcaaacaacaatcaacagtatacgtcacacgctgagcagctagttttctgtactagtaccttacagccgctatacggaaaatcgtactaacagatggCGCCACCCGTTCTAAAGAACCACTAAACTTTCAAGAGCACCAAAAGGCGTAACTGTCAGATAACACCCATTGAAGCAAACATGATACATTCATGGCAAGCCGGACAGCGAAGAAAAGCAGAAACGTTAGAAGATTGGAAATAGGAAATGATTGCTTTTCCTTCCATGTTTAACACCAATCCATCTGACGCTCCTGTAGTGATTGAAGCTCGAATAGAAAATTGTGTTGTTGGAGGAATATATACTGATACCGGAGCAGGAGCAGATatcatgtatgaacattgttttATACAACTACCGGACAGAGTTAAGGAAAAGCTAAAGGACACATTTGTTCCCTTAGCAAGCTTTGCTAATGATCCGTCATGGTCAGAAGGAAGCGTAGTTTTAGAAGTCGTATTGGGAAAAACGCCATTTAAAAGAACTGCCCATATTGAATTTTTGGTTGTAAAAGCAAATTCGCAGTATAATGTCATTTTAGGACGATCAGCCATGATGGCATTCGGAGCTGTGACATCAACTGTACACGGCATGATGAAATTCCCCACACCGGCTGACATTGTCACGCTGTACGCTGAATGGAGAAGACCAATAGAATGTGTACAAATAAACAGAACAGCTGTTAACCCAATCATTCATGAAGATGGGTCAATATCACCAAATCCAGAGTTTTTAGATTAGAAAATCATAATCGGAAACACAATAACAAAACAAACAAAAGAAACAAAAGAAAAGCTTTACAAAATCTTAGCCACAAATTTGGATGTTTTTGCATGGCAAGATTCTGATATGACTGGAGTACCACATCATGTGGCTGAACATAAGCTTGGTGTGAATCCTAATATTCCACCAGTGTGTCAGAAGAAAAGAGGCATGGCTCCAGATCGAACAGAATTTCTCAAAGAAGAAGTTAAAAAATAGGTGGATGCTGGAATATTAAGGGAAGTAAAATACTAGACATGGGTAGCAAACTCGGTTATGGTAAGAAAGTCAGATAATTCATGGAGGATGTGTGTTGACTTCACAGATTTAAATAAAACAtgtctaaaagacaattatcctttACCAGAAATTGATTGGAAAGTGGAGTCTGTAAGTGGGTATCAGTTTAAATCCTTTTTGGATGCATtcaagggatatcatcaaatcccaatggcaATACGTGATCAAGATAAAACAGCATTCCACACACCAGATGGAATTTTCTGCTATATCATGATGCCTTTCGGATTAAAGAATGCAGGGGCAACATACCAGCGCGTAATTGATAAAGCATTTAAAGATCAAATAGGTAAAAATGTAGAAgcatatgttgatgacattgttatCAAAATCCATACAGAAGACAGTATGCTCAGAGATACTCTTGAAATGTTTGAATCATTACGAAAGGTCAATATGAAATTGAATCCTAAGAAGTGCACTTTTGGTGTAGAAGAAGGCAAATTCTTAGGTTATATTGTTACATAGAGAGGAATCaaggctaatccaaaaaagattcaAGCAATTGAAAATATGGTATCTCCTAAAACAAAGAAAGAAGTTCAAAGCCTGAATGGATGATTAGCAGCTTTAACAAGGTTTCTATCAAGAGCAGCAGATCGATCGTTACCATTTATGAAGGTTTTAAAGAGCTGTTTgaacaaaaaaaaatttaagtggACAGAAGACGCAGAAAAAGCTTTTCAGGATATTAAGCAACTCTTAAAAGAATTACCTACTTTAACTGCACCAATAGAGGGAGAAACATTAATTTTGTATTTGGATGCTTCCGCAGAGGCCATCAGTTCGGTCTTGATCACAGAACGAAAGGGAATACAAATGCCTATATACTTTGTCAGTAAAGTATTGCTGCAAAGTGAAGTTAACTATCCACCAATTGAAAAATTGGTGTATGCTTTAACACACACAACTAGGCGACTCAGGCGATATTTTCAGGCACATTCAATCCTGGTAATGACAGACTAGCTGATAAAACATATTTTGAGAAATCCAGAGTCATCAGGACGACAAGCAAAATGGGCAATTGAATTGGGAGAATATGAAATAAATTTTTGgcagtcaaaggtcaaattttggcagattttttATTAGAAACAACAGAAAAGGTCGAACTTCCGCCAAACGTTACAGCTAGTAATCATGTTTGAGAGTTGCACACTGATGGTGCATCAAGTGAGGAAGGTGTTGGTGCAGGGTTAGTACTTACCAGTCCAGAATGAGACGAGCATACGTATGCATTGCGGTTTTGTTTCTATGCATCTAATAATGAagcagaatatgaagcattgctttcCGGCCTTCGCATAGCGTCAGAAATGGGAATAAAACATTTGCGTGCATATGTTGATTCTTAAATTGTGGCACAACAGGTTAATGGAGGGTTTGAAGCTAAAGATGTCTCTATGAAATAGTATTTGCAATTAGTTGAGAAAATATCAAAACATTTCGAGACCTTAGAGGTCGTGcagataaaaagaaataaaaacaagAAGGCAGATGTTTTGAGTAAATTAGCAACATTAACATTTGATCATTTTCACAAGAAAGTTTTGGTGGAGGTCTTAAAAGATAAATCGGTTGATGAAAAGATAGTGGTTGCAACAGTTGAAGAAAGGGAATCATGTTGGATAACCCCCTATGTGAAATATTTGCAGGACAGAACACTGCCAACAGATGTCATGGAGGCAAGATGGATAAGAGTTAGTGCACCACTTTACGTCCTGGAAAATGGAATACTTTATAGAAAATCCTTCAGTGGACCAAATTTAAGGTGTTTAACACCACAGCAAGCAATTGATGTAGTCAAGGAAATGCATGAGGGATTATTTGCACAGCATTTCTGTTATAGAACTATAGTTGGACGGATTATGCGACAAGGGTATTATTGGCAGTCAATTTACAAAGATACAGCAGACGTAATTAAAACGTGTGATGCCTGCCAGCGGCATGGAACCGTACAGCGTTTACCCAAGTATGATTTAATTTCAGTATCATCAGCATGGCCATTttgtaaatgggcaattgacatagtaggCCCCTTCCCAAGAAGTGTAGGAAATGCAAAATTTTTGGTTGTTGCAATTGATTTCTTCAGTAAGTGGGTTGAAGCGAaggtattagcaaaaataactggtGAGAATATCAAGAAATTCGTGTGGAACGATATCGTGTGCAGATATGGATTACCGAATGAAATTGTCAGTGACAATGGAAAATAGTTTGCAGATAACCCCTTCagaagttggtgtgaagagctaaaCATCAAACAAACGTTTACCTCAGTTGCTCACCCACAGGCCAATGGGTAGGTTGAGGTAACAAACAAAGAAATCGTAGC
This window of the Rutidosis leptorrhynchoides isolate AG116_Rl617_1_P2 chromosome 7, CSIRO_AGI_Rlap_v1, whole genome shotgun sequence genome carries:
- the LOC139859895 gene encoding uncharacterized protein — translated: MIAFPSMFNTNPSDAPVVIEARIENCVVGGIYTDTGAGADIMYEHCFIQLPDRVKEKLKDTFVPLASFANDPSWSEGSVVLEVVLGKTPFKRTAHIEFLVVKANSQYNVILGRSAMMAFGAVTSTVHGMMKFPTPADIVTLYAEWRRPIECVQINRTAVNPIIHEDGSISPNPEFLD